A DNA window from Primulina tabacum isolate GXHZ01 chromosome 12, ASM2559414v2, whole genome shotgun sequence contains the following coding sequences:
- the LOC142520778 gene encoding uncharacterized protein LOC142520778, translating into MGAVAPPTHWVPRDDFLLKNAVEAGASLESLAKGAVKFSRRYTVQELQDRWCSLLYDPVVSVKASAHMLDFEYSASTHPSRSNNMGAAKEIALKSRKRKGESVRKCYYAMRKRICHTPFAMMDGEIPSGPVTSNFGDKNILLSADMMIDKPVLYNFGNQEGPNLGSAHGSYSKHPTCATECTGNGDYAPLEPVQYIQDPVSCGNMASENFCHPRDSNVPLLVDNNVVTRTGQSKELPSRNLLGVYGLKNNGSACSEFGCAPFRSFVRSSSLPQMPNWDTDPGISAIGSSQNIDPAEADESPNYGLAISDLKNPISCDDMKIITPSMEDYFEELSSTLFDFSNDEELLLDKSYLNGFSSLLSESPYDNELPNVSLGEASVAAQGNVVLNVKVFGPEYRDGVICCTLNSEDPEIPSNDDVFLPFRFPSPPKTLGDHWKSYDMPPSVDEFSSARKTSGISRWPKTNQNNSYEQSRMIKPLNPSKKVLNDPNGDRRVKFELPSSSIQHVGLRNALNIGGPSIIRSENVNLNHTVSGVMKGGPCLDKHSRGLDILQSIEKNGSGCRNELDSKVMASNTESSNFVASSVKTTATKSIEKSQLSDQEEILTENAFDMPYFSDVEAMILDMDLSPDECGLLADPEANRFHHEETKRTIIRLEQATCAYMQRAIAAQGAFAVLHGRHRKHFIKKTEVLLGRSTEDVKVDIDLGREREGGKISRRQASIKMDSCGWFHLKNLGKCLIHVNGIEVGSEESQVLTSGCLIQVRGLAFMFETSETRIKQHLNSTMRGNFGSDRKLFINS; encoded by the exons GCTGGTGCATCTTTGGAATCTCTTGCAAAAGGTGCGGTGAAGTTTTCTCGAAGATATACTGTTCAGGAACTGCAAGATCGTTGGTGTTCTCTCCTCTATGATCCGGTTGTTTCAGTAAaggcatcggcgcacatgcttGATTTTGAGTATTCTGCGTCAACTCATCCATCGAGATCTAATAATATGGGAGCTGCAAAAGAGATAGCCTTAAAGTCGAGAAAGAGAAAGGGTGAAAGTGTTAGAAAATGTTATTATGCTATGCGTAAAAGAATTTGTCACACACCATTTGCCATGATGGATGGGGAAATTCCTTCTGGACCTGTGACTTCGAATTTTGGGGATAAAAACATACTTTTATCTGCGGATATGATGATTGATAAACCTGTTCTATATAATTTTGGAAATCAAGAAGGCCCAAATCTTGGCTCTGCACATGGTTCCTACTCAAAACACCCGACTTGTGCCACCGAGTGCACTGGTAATGGTGATTATGCCCCTCTTGAGCCTGTTCAATATATTCAGGATCCTGTCAGTTGTGGAAACATGGCATCTGAGAACTTTTGTCATCCTCGTGACAGTAATGTACCTCTTCTTGTGGATAACAATGTGGTTACTAGAACTGGCCAATCAAAAGAATTGCCCTCACGGAATTTATTAGGAGTCTATGGATTAAAGAACAATGGAAGTGCATGTTCAGAATTTGGGTGTGCACCATTTCGTAGTTTTGTGCGCTCATCTTCTCTGCCTCAAATGCCAAATTGGGATACTGATCCAGGAATATCTGCCATAGGTTCGTCACAGAATATTGATCCTGCTGAGGCAGATGAGTCACCAAATTATGGTCTTGCCATCTCAGACCTGAAGAATCCCATATCTTGTGatgacatgaaaattataactCCCAGCATGGAGGACTACTTTGAAGAACTATCCAGTACTTTGTTTGACTTCTCTAATGACGAGGAGTTACTTTTGGACAAGTCTTATTTGAATGGCTTCAGTTCACTTTTATCAGAATCTCCATATGATAATGAGTTGCCCAATGTCAGCCTTGGTGAGGCCTCAGTAGCTGCACAAGGAAATGTTGTATTAAATGTAAAAGTTTTTGGACCTGAATATCGTGATGGAGTTATTTGTTGCACACTTAACTCTGAGGACCCTGAAATACCTAGCAATGATGATGTTTTTCTTCCTTTTCGATTCCCATCGCCTCCAAAGACCTTGGGGGATCATTGGAAATCATATGATATGCCCCCGTCTGTTGATGAATTTTCAAGTGCACGAAAAACTAGTGGAATATCTCGTTGGCCAAAGACAAATCAAAATAATTCCTATGAGCAATCTCGCATGATAAAGCCATTGAACCCATCAAAAAAGGTTTTGAACGATCCAAATGGAGATCGTCGAGTTAAATTTGAGTTGCCTTCAAGTAGTATCCAGCATGTAGGACTCAGGAATGCATTAAATATTGGTGGTCCAAGTATTATAAGATCGGAAAATGTAAATTTAAACCATACTGTTAGCGGAGTTATGAAGGGAGGTCCTTGTCTTGATAAGCATTCTCGTGGTCTAGACATTTTGCAAAGCATTGAAAAGAATGGTAGTGGCTGTAGAAATGAGCTAGACTCCAAAGTTATGGCTTCAAACACCGAATCATCGAATTTTGTTGCCAGTTCTGTGAAAACAACAGCCACCAAATCAATTGAAAAGTCTCAGCTATCAGATCAGGAAGAGATTTTGACCGAGAATGCTTTTGACATGCCTTATTTTTCTGATGTCGAAGCAATG ATACTTGATATGGACTTGAGTCCAGATGAATGCGGTTTACTTGCCGATCCAGAAG CTAATAGATTTCATCACGAAGAAACTAAAAGAACAATCATTAGGCTGGAACAAGCCACCTGTGCTTACATGCAGAGAGCCATTGCTGCTCAAGGGGCATTTGCTGTTTTACATGGTCGTCACAGAAAGCATTTCATTAAGAAAACTGAG GTTTTGCTTGGCAGATCAACTGAAGATGTAAAAGTTGACATTGATTTGGGAAGAGAACGAGAAGGTGGTAAAATTTCTCGTCGGCAG GCTTCGATAAAGATGGACTCTTGTGGATGGTTCCATTTGAAGAACCTTGGAAAATGTTTGATTCACGTGAATGGCATAGAAGTAGGATCGGAAGAGAGTCAAGTTCTTACTTCAGGGTGTCTAATTCAG GTACGAGGATTGGCATTTATGTTTGAGACGAGCGAAACCCGCATCAAGCAGCATTTGAACAGCACTATGAGAGGAAACTTTGGTTCGGATCGAAAACTGTTCATCAATTCTTGA